DNA from Gramella sp. MAR_2010_147:
TATTATATTTTTAATATTAGGCTGTATGCTGTCTGGTTTTTCTCAGGAAGAAACTATCAAGACAGCTGACAGCCTTTCAGCTGTAGGCGAAAAAACAGCCGCGATTGAACTTTTAAAAAGCTTGCAACCAAAATCGGAAACTGTCTATCTAAAATTAGCCAGGATCCAGCAGGCCAATGGTCAGAATGAGGAAGCACTTCAGAATTATAAAATGGTAATGAAAAAAAATCCAGAAAAAATTCTCACCTCTATTGACTATGGTGAACTGCTTCTGGAAACCGGAAAACTGGACATGGCAGATAGTCTTTTCAGTGATCTAAGTGAAAAATATCCTGAAAATGCTGGCTTCATTTATAGGATTGGACTTGCTAAAGAGAAAAAGAAGGATAGCACGGCCATGAGGTACTTCTTTAAAACAACAATTTGGGATTCTACTCATCAGGGAGCACTTTATAAAACCGCAAAATACTACCTTAAAAATGGCAAATCTTACAATGCGATCGTTTCAGCCAGATCAGGGCTGAAAGTAAGGCCAGATAATGTTTCCTTATTGTCAATTTTAGGTCAGGCATATTCTGCTTCCCTGCAATTTGAAAAAGCCATTGCTCCTTATGAAAAACTAGTAGCACTTGGCGAAGGTTCAGAATTTATTCTGGGAAAACTTGCGAAAGCTTATCGCGTCAATTCCCAGCCCGAAAAAGCTATAGAAACCTATAAAATGATGCTGGATATCAACGATATGAATAGCGCGGTTCATTCCAACCTCGGCGCGCTTTACCTTAAAACAAATGAAGTTGAAAAAGCTCAGCAACACTTCACTATGGCACTGCTAATTAAAAAACAGGCTGTAGACCGTGAATATCTCAATATTGGACTTACGTTTAAAAGAATGGAAGACTTTAAAAGTGCATTTGAAAATTTTGAGTCGGCTCTTAAAGAAAATCCTGAAAACGAACGAGCCTTATTAGAACGTGCTATTGCTGCCGATGCATATTTTGAAGATCAGGAAGCAGTTTTAAATCTTTATGAAACCTATATAAAAAAATATGGTGAATCTGGCAGAAATGATATGATCTCTGTTGCAAAATATCGTATTAGTGAATTAAAAAGCGAGATGCACCAGGCGAAATAGTCAGCTATTTTCATTTAAAAATCCCTGTTCGAAAAATTACAGGTTAATAATTGAATATTTTAATTCTTGCAATTTTTCCTAACCTGCTATATTTCACTATTTTTGAAATCCGAAAGCGGATGGCCAATGAAAAAAGTTTTACTTTTTGTATTTACTTTAATACTAACTTCCTGCAATTTTGAAACAAAAAAGATCTCTTCTGAAGAGGTTCTGGAACAGGAATCCCGTTCTCTGAACTGGAAGGAAGTAGATGAATATCCTGCTTTTGAAAATTGTCAGAATGAAACCGAACTGGCCGCGGCCAAAAACTGTTTTGAGCGAACCGTAGCCACTACGATCTATTCTTTTTTAGCCAGTCAGCAGCCTGTAGTGACTGAAAGTATCAACGACACGATCTTTATTTATCTTGAAATCACCAAAGATGGAACACCCCAAATCGATTCGGTGAAGGCAGATACCACCGTAACCAATCAATTACCTGAAATTGAACAGTGGTTAAAGCAAAGCATAGATTCTCTTCCAAAGATCTATCCCGCCAGCAAGCGTGGAATTCCGGTTTCGACGGTATTTAAAATGCCGGTTGTGGTTAAGGCAGAATAAACCTATAGTAGATTTTAGAAAGACAAAGTAGGAGACTGCTTCATTTCACTCGCAGTGACTTTCTTATTAAATCTTGTCATGCTGAACTTGATTCAGCATCTCAAGAGACCCTGAATCCAGTTCAGGGTGACGGCCCTCAATTTCCTCGCAGGAATGTTAATCATTGTCATCCTGTGCGGAGGGATTTTCGATTCTCAATTATTTATGAAATCTTCTCCCCTTCCACTCATAACCATTAAAAAAAGAAAGTATCGCCACATACACCGTAAAAAACGGGTAAAGCAAACTGCTCCAAAGATAATGTCGCATCAGGTTTTCCCGGTTCATGAATTTTGCCGACTTATAGATCAATATAAAATCCAGATTGAATTTTAGAAGGAAAATCAACATCAGGAATTGGTATGAAAAAAGTTTAAAAAAAGTCAGACCTGTTAATACAATCAGGGATAAATTCATCAGAAAAACGATAAGTCCTGTAAATTTTGCAAAAACACTGGTATAGGATGAAGCTTTCGCTGCCCATCGAATTCGCTGGTTTATGAGTCCACTTAAACTTTTTTGGTAATTCGTATAAACAGCAGCCTTTATAGATTTTATAAAGAAAACCTCAATTCCTTTCTTTCTTAGTTTCTGTAACAGAAAAACATCATCGCCACTGGCAACTCTTACATTATCATTAAATCCTGCTTCCCTTAAAAAAGTTTCCTTTTCATAACACATATTGGCGGCGTTGCACATAAAAGCTTTTTCAACGCCGAAAGCACCAACGGTAGAAGCCTGCAAGCTCATAAAATCCATTTCTTCAAAATTCTGAAAATAAGGCTTTTTTTTACCTACTAGTTGAATAAAACCAACCGGTCCTGCAATCATTTTTGAAGCTGAATTTTGAATGCTTTCATCAAAAAACTGCAACCATTTAGAAGGAACTACACAATCGGCATCTGTAGTCGCGATATAATCGAAATTTGAAAACTCTATCGCAGTTTGGATCGCATCCTTTTTAGGTGAATTTGTTTTATGCTTATTCTCCAGTAATTTGATATTCATTTCCGGAAAATCTTCCTTGAAATTTTCAGCCAGAATTTTAGAATCATCTTTAGAATCATCATTTACCAGGATAATTTCAAATTTACTGGTGTGGTAATTCAGGTTGCTTAAGGATTTGAATAATACTGGTAAATTTTCAGCTTCATTTCTATAAGGAATGATAATAGAAAATGTGTTTACTGAAGCCATTCCTGTTAGACTGAATTCAGGTACTTTATTCCAACCAAAAACAAATGCGGCCACTATTCCCAGATAAGCTGCGGTAATTATTCCAAAAAAGATCAGCAAAAGCATAACCTGTAAGTTTGGTGCTGCCAACACAGAATTGTTTAGCTTTGTAAAAGTCCCAAATTAGGTAATTTTTGTGAGCAATTCTTCGGAAAAATCAGTTTTGAAAAGCGAAAGGATCATTCTCGGTATTGATCCCGGAACCACTATTATGGGCTTCGGCCTCATCAAAGTAGAAAATAAAAAGATGAGTTTTATTCAAATGAATGAACTTCAGCTTACCAAGTATTCAGACCATTACAAGAAATTAAAACTGATTTTTGAAAGAACCATAGAACTAATTGATAATTATCATCCCGATGAGATTGCGATTGAAGCTCCTTTTTTCGGAAAGAATGTTCAATCTATGCTAAAGCTTGGACGTGCCCAGGGAGTCGCTATGGCTGCCGGCCTCTCCAGGGAAATTCCAATTACCGAATATCTGCCAAAAAAGATCAAAATGGCCATCACCGGGAACGGAAACGCCAGTAAGGAACAGGTGGCAAAAATGCTGCAAAGTCAGTTGAAGATCGGCAAGCTTCCAAAAAATCTGGATGCGACCGACGGACTTGCCGCTGCGGTTTGTCATTTTTATAATTCCGGCAAAACGGAGATCGGTAAAAGTTACACCGGCTGGGATGCTTTTGTAAAGCAAAACCCTAATAAAGTCAAATAACAATTAGCAATAAACAATGATCAATGATCGAGTCTGGAAAGAAAAATGTTTTGGCTGATAAATCTTATCAATTTGCATTGAAAATCGTTTTTCTATGCAAGGATTTAAATGCTCAAAAAGAATATATTTTATCCAGGCAGTTATTAAAATGTGGCACTTCGATCGGAGCGAATGTTGCTGAAGCAAATGGAGCTATTTCAAATGCCGATTTTTCTGCTAAAATATCTATCGCCTACAAAGAAAGTCTTGAAACTAAATATTGGTTAAAATTGCTTAATGATTCAAACTCCATCGATGAAAATGAATTTACAGAATTGTTCAAACTTGCAGATGAATTGTCAAAAATTCTTTTTTCTATTCTAAAATCAACCAGAATGAATAAAACTGGTAATTGATAACTGATAATTGAATGAGTGGTATCTACATCCATATCCCTTTTTGCAAGCAGGCCTGTCATTATTGTGATTTCCATTTTTCGACATCCACGAAGAAGAAATCTCAATTGGTTGAAATGCTTTGTAAAGAGCTTGAGTTTAGAAAAGGAGAAATAGCACCACCTATTCAAACCATCTATTTTGGAGGTGGTACTCCTTCCCTGCTGAATTCTGAAGAATTAGATCTGATTTTCAAAACCATTTCCCAGAATTTCGAGGTTTCTGAAAATGCCGAAATTACGCTTGAAGCAAATCCTGATGATCTTACCGAAGAAGTGATTAAAATGCTGAATACTTCTCCGGTTAACCGATTAAGTATAGGCGTTCAATCATTTTTTGAAGAGAACCTGAAATTGATGAACCGGGCGCATAATTCTGAAGAGGCGCTGAAATCATTAGAATTAGCGAAGCAGTATTTTGATAATATTAGTATTGATCTTATCTATGGTATTCCGGGACAATCCAACGAACAATGGAAACAAAATCTTCAAAAGGCTTTAGATCTTGATATCCCGCATATTTCCAGTTATGCACTTACCGTGGAACCTAAAACTGCACTGAAAAAATTCATCGAAAAGGGAAAGATTAAACCGGTGAAAGACGAGCAATATCGGGAGCAATTCGATATTTTGGTAAATACACTCTCCTCCAACGGCTTCGAGCATTATGAGTTTTCCAATTATGGAAAACCGGGCTATCATTCGCAAAACAATATGGCCTACTGGTTAGGAGAACCATATTTGGGAATTGGTCCTTCTGCCCACTCTTATGACGGTATTTCCAGGAAGTGGAATATCAGTAATAATACGTTATATAATAAAGCCATTGAAGCAGGAAACTTACCTCAACAAACCGAAAAGCTTTCTACGACAGATTCTTATAACGAATATGTTATGACCAGGCTCCGAACTAAATTTGGGGTTTCCGAAGAAGATATTAAGGAGAAATTCGGAGAAAAATACAGGCTTCACTTTTTAAAAGAATCAGATAAATTTCTCCGGGATGGACTTATGGAAACTTCCGGAAATAATTTTCATATAACTTCAAAAGGCAAATTTCTGAGCGACGGGATCGCCGCAGATTTATTTTATATCGACTAAAATTTTTCATAAAACGTCACCCTGAATTCGTTTCAAGGTCGCTGAAGATGCTGAATCAAGTTCAGCATCACTCAATTTAGATTTCTCCCTTCGGTCGAAATGAAAATCGTTAAGTCATTCCGAGCGCAGCGAAGGAATCTCATCAAAAGACTACTTCGTCGCACTCGCAGTGACCTTCCAATTCTTAATTTTATAAAGCATTATCAATTATCAACTAACAATGCTACATTTGTTAAGACCAATTGATCGCACATGTTAGCTACTATCAGCCATAAAGGAGTTTCCTATACCATAGATTTCTCGAAACCACTGGATATTTCCATAAGTCTGCGGGGAGACAACAAGAATCCTATGGCCTGGTATTTAAAACATCCGAAAATTGAACCTGTAGTAGATGGTGATTTTATTGGAAAAGTGAGTAAAGGCTCTTCGGTGAATTTCAATAACATCTGGTTTAATCCGCATGCGCATGCCACACATACAGAATGTGTAGGGCACATCACTCCTGAATTGAATACTATTCAGCAACATTTAAAAACCTTCTTTTTCAAGGCCAGGCTTATTTCCATAGAACCTAAGCAAAAAGGTGATGACCTGGTTTTTACCAAGGAACATATTTCTAAAGAATTAAGGGAAATAGATTCAGAAGCCTTAGTGCTGCGAACAATTCCGAATTACATTGGTAAAATCGCTAAAAATCATTCGCATACCAACTGGCCCTATTTAGAAGAAGATGCTATGATCCTAATTAGGGAAGCAGGAATTAAACATTTTTTGATTGATCAGCCTTCTGTTGATAAAGAAAAGGACGACGGAAAATTACTGGCGCATAAAGCATTCTGGGATTATCCAAAAAACACCCGATTTGATGCAACGATCACAGAATTGATCTATGTGCCAAATAAAATCGAGGACGGAGAATATTTTCTAAACCTTCAGCCGGCATCCTTTGAAAACGATGCGGCGCCTTGTAAACCGGTACTTTATAAAATTCAGTAATATGAAGTTCACTTTAAAACTTGAAGAACTGGGTATGCTCCTGCTTAGCATTTGGGTGTTTAGTTTACAGCATTTATCGTGGTGGTGGTTTGTCGGGTTATTCTTTCTTCCTGATATTGGCATGTTGGGTTACCTTGTAAATTCAAAAACAGGCGCTTTTTTCTATAATATTTTTCATCATAAAGGCCTGGCGATTGTGATTGGCTTACTTGGATATTATCTTAAATTGCAGGCACTGGAAATTACAGGCATCATTCTGTTCGCTCACGCCAGTTTTGATCGTTTACTGGGATACGGATTGAAGTACGAAAAAGGCTTTAAATTTACGCATCTGGGAGAAATAGGAAATTAATATGGAATTACTCTTTATAGGACTGGCCGTCGGTGCCGTGATTGCTTACTTTATCTTTGCTGCTTTTAATAAAGATCGCTCAAAACTGAAAACCAGTGAACAGTCGGTTGTTTTGATGGATAAGATTAAAAGCGTCTGCAAATTCATTAGTATTGAAGGTGATTTTTCAGAGATCTATCATTACGAGAATATGAAAGAGAAGTACCTCAGTCTTGTTCTTGGAAAGAAAAAAGCAATTGTACTGGTAACAGCCAAGGCCCATATAGGCTTTGATCTCAGTAAGATTAGAATGGATAGTGATAATGAGCAGAAAAAGATCATTCTTACTAATTTTCCTCAGCCGGAACTGTTAACCATCGAGACCGATTTTAAATATTATGACAAGCGGGAAGGATGGGCAAATCCTTTTACCACTTCAGATCTTACAGATATTAACCGTGACGCGAAAAAGGCAATCGTAGACAAAATTCCTCAAAGCGGACTCATAGATCAGGCAAGAAAGGAAGCTCTTGACACTATAGTTTTAATGGAAAAGATCGTGGAAACCATTGGCTGGAAACTTGATTATACGGCCTTGACTATTGAAGATGCGAGCAATAACAAAATTGAAAAGTAATAATGCAGAGATGCTGAAACAAGTTCAGCATGACGACTTTTTACCTTAATTGGTTTTATTACGTCACCCTGAACTCGTTTTAAGGTCTAAAAATCAGAAAAATGAACATCGACACTTTCAGAGACTATTGCCTTAATAAAAAAGGAGTGACTGAAGGCCTCCCTTTTGGCCCGGATAACCTTGTGCTGAAAGTTATGGGCAAAATGTTCTCTATCGTTTCTTTAGATGAAGTTCCGCTGCGGGCAAATCTAAAATGCGATCCCGAAAGAGCGATCGATCTTAGAGAAGAATATGAGGAAAATATTCTGCCGGGCTATCATATGAACAAGCAACATTGGAACACCATGATTCTAGACGGAACAATCGAACCAAAACTGGTCTTTGAATTGATAGATCATTCTTATAAGCTGGTGTTTGATGGCCTTACCAAAAAATTAAAAAAGGAACTTGAAGATTTATAATGACAGAAGCTGAAAATTTTTACTCCTCCCGAAGAGCAACATATACCGAATTAAAAAAGCGAATAACCAAAAGATTAGCACTTTCCAGCTCGCTAAGACTACTCGTTTTTCTGTCTTTATGTGCTGCCATTTATTTTTTCTATGGAAATATCACTATCCTGCTCCCACTGGGTATGGTGCTTATCGCTGGTTTTATTTTTCTTATCTCCAGACATACAGATCTAAAAAAGGAACAGGAAAAATTGAAGGCGCTTATAGATATAAATCAGCAGGAATTAAGAATTCTGGAAACAAGAGATTTTTCTGATTTGCCCGATGGAAAGAAATTCGAACCAGAAGATCATGAATTTTCCAGGGATATTGACCTTTTTGGAAAGAAGTCTTTTTTTCAGTTTCTGAACAGAACGTCTCTTAGAGAAGGAAAAGCCAGACTGGCGAACATTCTTCTTGCAAATAGAACGCTTGATATTTTAAAGAAACAGGAGGCGGTTAAAGAACTTGCTTCCAAGGCCGACTGGAGGCAGAATTATTCTGCTACCGCAACACTCGTAAAAACCGAAACAGACTCTAAGTTCATTCTCAACTGGATTCGTAATTAC
Protein-coding regions in this window:
- a CDS encoding tetratricopeptide repeat protein is translated as MQIRFIIFLILGCMLSGFSQEETIKTADSLSAVGEKTAAIELLKSLQPKSETVYLKLARIQQANGQNEEALQNYKMVMKKNPEKILTSIDYGELLLETGKLDMADSLFSDLSEKYPENAGFIYRIGLAKEKKKDSTAMRYFFKTTIWDSTHQGALYKTAKYYLKNGKSYNAIVSARSGLKVRPDNVSLLSILGQAYSASLQFEKAIAPYEKLVALGEGSEFILGKLAKAYRVNSQPEKAIETYKMMLDINDMNSAVHSNLGALYLKTNEVEKAQQHFTMALLIKKQAVDREYLNIGLTFKRMEDFKSAFENFESALKENPENERALLERAIAADAYFEDQEAVLNLYETYIKKYGESGRNDMISVAKYRISELKSEMHQAK
- a CDS encoding glycosyltransferase — protein: MAAPNLQVMLLLIFFGIITAAYLGIVAAFVFGWNKVPEFSLTGMASVNTFSIIIPYRNEAENLPVLFKSLSNLNYHTSKFEIILVNDDSKDDSKILAENFKEDFPEMNIKLLENKHKTNSPKKDAIQTAIEFSNFDYIATTDADCVVPSKWLQFFDESIQNSASKMIAGPVGFIQLVGKKKPYFQNFEEMDFMSLQASTVGAFGVEKAFMCNAANMCYEKETFLREAGFNDNVRVASGDDVFLLQKLRKKGIEVFFIKSIKAAVYTNYQKSLSGLINQRIRWAAKASSYTSVFAKFTGLIVFLMNLSLIVLTGLTFFKLFSYQFLMLIFLLKFNLDFILIYKSAKFMNRENLMRHYLWSSLLYPFFTVYVAILSFFNGYEWKGRRFHK
- the ruvC gene encoding crossover junction endodeoxyribonuclease RuvC; amino-acid sequence: MKSERIILGIDPGTTIMGFGLIKVENKKMSFIQMNELQLTKYSDHYKKLKLIFERTIELIDNYHPDEIAIEAPFFGKNVQSMLKLGRAQGVAMAAGLSREIPITEYLPKKIKMAITGNGNASKEQVAKMLQSQLKIGKLPKNLDATDGLAAAVCHFYNSGKTEIGKSYTGWDAFVKQNPNKVK
- a CDS encoding four helix bundle protein gives rise to the protein MIESGKKNVLADKSYQFALKIVFLCKDLNAQKEYILSRQLLKCGTSIGANVAEANGAISNADFSAKISIAYKESLETKYWLKLLNDSNSIDENEFTELFKLADELSKILFSILKSTRMNKTGN
- the hemW gene encoding radical SAM family heme chaperone HemW, which gives rise to MSGIYIHIPFCKQACHYCDFHFSTSTKKKSQLVEMLCKELEFRKGEIAPPIQTIYFGGGTPSLLNSEELDLIFKTISQNFEVSENAEITLEANPDDLTEEVIKMLNTSPVNRLSIGVQSFFEENLKLMNRAHNSEEALKSLELAKQYFDNISIDLIYGIPGQSNEQWKQNLQKALDLDIPHISSYALTVEPKTALKKFIEKGKIKPVKDEQYREQFDILVNTLSSNGFEHYEFSNYGKPGYHSQNNMAYWLGEPYLGIGPSAHSYDGISRKWNISNNTLYNKAIEAGNLPQQTEKLSTTDSYNEYVMTRLRTKFGVSEEDIKEKFGEKYRLHFLKESDKFLRDGLMETSGNNFHITSKGKFLSDGIAADLFYID
- a CDS encoding cyclase family protein, whose amino-acid sequence is MLATISHKGVSYTIDFSKPLDISISLRGDNKNPMAWYLKHPKIEPVVDGDFIGKVSKGSSVNFNNIWFNPHAHATHTECVGHITPELNTIQQHLKTFFFKARLISIEPKQKGDDLVFTKEHISKELREIDSEALVLRTIPNYIGKIAKNHSHTNWPYLEEDAMILIREAGIKHFLIDQPSVDKEKDDGKLLAHKAFWDYPKNTRFDATITELIYVPNKIEDGEYFLNLQPASFENDAAPCKPVLYKIQ
- a CDS encoding DUF4260 domain-containing protein — protein: MKFTLKLEELGMLLLSIWVFSLQHLSWWWFVGLFFLPDIGMLGYLVNSKTGAFFYNIFHHKGLAIVIGLLGYYLKLQALEITGIILFAHASFDRLLGYGLKYEKGFKFTHLGEIGN
- a CDS encoding DUF4230 domain-containing protein, whose amino-acid sequence is MELLFIGLAVGAVIAYFIFAAFNKDRSKLKTSEQSVVLMDKIKSVCKFISIEGDFSEIYHYENMKEKYLSLVLGKKKAIVLVTAKAHIGFDLSKIRMDSDNEQKKIILTNFPQPELLTIETDFKYYDKREGWANPFTTSDLTDINRDAKKAIVDKIPQSGLIDQARKEALDTIVLMEKIVETIGWKLDYTALTIEDASNNKIEK
- a CDS encoding MmcQ/YjbR family DNA-binding protein: MNIDTFRDYCLNKKGVTEGLPFGPDNLVLKVMGKMFSIVSLDEVPLRANLKCDPERAIDLREEYEENILPGYHMNKQHWNTMILDGTIEPKLVFELIDHSYKLVFDGLTKKLKKELEDL